Proteins encoded by one window of Methanoculleus thermophilus:
- a CDS encoding 4Fe-4S binding protein, translated as MKLLLTFSRKGRGDPGREPVIARVVKETGVLINVEKANIDSMAGEVLIDVPDGDAERVQRRLEELGVSVRVMENAIVRDEEECVDCGACISICPQEVFSFDEEWKLRVRSERCVLCGKCIQACPHGALSQQG; from the coding sequence ATGAAACTCCTGCTGACGTTCTCCCGAAAGGGAAGAGGCGACCCGGGAAGAGAGCCGGTGATTGCCCGGGTGGTGAAGGAGACCGGGGTCCTCATCAACGTCGAGAAGGCCAACATCGACTCGATGGCAGGCGAGGTGCTGATCGACGTCCCGGATGGCGATGCGGAGAGGGTCCAGCGGCGTCTCGAGGAGCTCGGCGTCTCGGTCCGCGTGATGGAGAATGCCATCGTCCGCGACGAGGAGGAGTGCGTCGACTGTGGGGCATGCATCAGCATCTGCCCTCAGGAAGTCTTCTCATTCGACGAAGAGTGGAAACTCCGCGTGCGTTCTGAACGGTGCGTTCTCTGCGGCAAGTGTATCCAGGCATGCCCGCACGGAGCCCTCTCGCAACAAGGATGA
- a CDS encoding PEGA domain-containing protein has translation MLRSFIIGMTLLVLCAGVPAVSAGLGGDQGWYRVHCNIDGADVYFDGQYKGTTYGGWVDIPVYTTASPYHTIRVEKSDYQTYSGNLPSGPTAGETVNVYVTLQPAQTVGSISVSSNPSGAAIYLNGNYRGVTPLTIKDLAPGTYSLEAERSGYNSDHATVTVRSGQQSEIRFTLTPIQQYGSIEITSVPSGAYVYMDGVYKGRTPLTLTSVSAKSHIIELDRAGYYDWKSTVTVTPGVTRYVDARLTPLPSESTGAIDVVSYPAGADVFLDDKYQGKTPSAGVYTISNVAVGSHTLRVALSGYQDYITTVSVSAATTSHVTAALQPGQPGTTGSIAVTSSPSGADVYIDNVYKGITPLTVDGISPGNHAVRVALAGYSDWSTNVQVGVGSIASASASLSTVPTQTPSAGIAPFAVIGALGILGLFTALRRRN, from the coding sequence ATGCTGAGATCCTTTATCATCGGAATGACACTCCTCGTTCTCTGCGCCGGCGTCCCGGCCGTCTCTGCAGGCTTAGGAGGAGATCAAGGATGGTACCGTGTCCACTGCAACATCGACGGTGCCGATGTCTACTTTGACGGACAGTACAAAGGTACCACGTATGGAGGATGGGTCGACATACCGGTCTATACCACCGCATCACCTTACCACACCATCCGGGTCGAGAAGAGCGATTACCAGACCTACTCCGGCAACCTGCCTTCGGGACCCACGGCTGGCGAGACCGTGAATGTCTATGTGACGCTGCAGCCGGCCCAGACCGTCGGTTCGATCTCTGTCTCATCGAACCCCTCCGGTGCGGCCATCTACTTAAACGGGAACTACCGCGGGGTGACTCCGCTCACGATCAAGGACCTCGCTCCCGGGACCTACTCCCTTGAAGCCGAGCGTTCGGGCTACAACTCCGACCACGCCACCGTCACGGTCAGGTCCGGGCAGCAGTCGGAGATACGATTCACCCTGACACCGATCCAGCAGTACGGATCGATCGAGATCACATCCGTCCCCTCCGGTGCCTACGTCTATATGGACGGTGTCTACAAGGGTCGGACACCCCTGACGCTCACGAGTGTCTCGGCAAAGAGCCATATTATCGAACTTGATCGTGCAGGCTACTACGACTGGAAATCGACGGTCACCGTGACCCCCGGGGTCACCCGCTACGTCGACGCCCGACTGACGCCCCTCCCCTCAGAGTCTACCGGGGCTATCGACGTGGTCTCCTACCCGGCAGGGGCGGACGTCTTCCTTGACGATAAGTACCAGGGGAAGACCCCCTCGGCAGGGGTATACACGATCTCGAATGTCGCGGTCGGGTCCCATACCCTGAGAGTCGCTCTCTCCGGATACCAGGACTACATAACAACGGTCTCCGTCAGTGCAGCAACCACGAGCCATGTCACCGCGGCCCTCCAGCCCGGCCAGCCAGGCACGACCGGTTCCATCGCGGTCACCTCATCCCCCTCAGGCGCTGATGTCTACATCGACAACGTGTATAAGGGCATCACCCCTCTGACCGTCGATGGTATTAGCCCCGGCAACCATGCAGTCAGGGTGGCGCTTGCCGGCTACAGCGACTGGTCGACCAACGTCCAGGTTGGCGTCGGAAGCATCGCCTCTGCCTCGGCATCGCTCTCCACCGTCCCGACCCAAACACCCAGTGCAGGCATAGCGCCATTTGCTGTTATCGGGGCACTTGGAATTCTCGGACTCTTTACTGCCCTGCGCAGGCGCAATTAA
- a CDS encoding SWIM zinc finger family protein, which produces MRGIWQKIEQDRVLTPEFRACIERVYGERGRKALGAVDEGRVKRYRDFFVVVGRGDEYIVEGDFCTCSDFLFRGRECWHILAVRLAERTGLYEFYDLWYQDTWNV; this is translated from the coding sequence ATGAGGGGGATCTGGCAAAAGATCGAGCAGGACCGGGTGCTGACGCCGGAATTTCGTGCCTGCATCGAGCGTGTCTATGGCGAGCGGGGAAGGAAGGCGCTTGGGGCCGTTGACGAAGGTCGAGTGAAGCGTTATCGCGATTTCTTCGTCGTAGTTGGGAGAGGTGATGAGTATATTGTTGAAGGCGACTTCTGTACGTGCAGCGATTTTCTCTTCCGGGGACGCGAGTGCTGGCACATCCTTGCGGTACGCCTCGCTGAGCGGACGGGTCTATATGAATTCTACGATCTCTGGTATCAGGACACGTGGAATGTTTGA
- a CDS encoding homocysteine biosynthesis protein has translation MEKSLDLINARIRDGSARVVTADEMPGIVDELGEEGALAEVDVVTTGTFGAMCSSGAFFNFGHADPPIRMERIWLNDVEAYAGIAAVDAYLGATQEAESKDQPYGGAHVLEELVAGGTVELRATAHGTDCYPRRSITTELLLEDMNQAIMVNPRNAYQCYNAATNTTDRTLHTYMGTLLPRCGNVSYSGAGTLSPLANDPTFRVIGSGVPIFLGGGEGMIIGEGTQHSAGTGFGTLMVAGDMKQMRQEFLRAAVMNGYGVTMYIGVGVPIPVLDTEIVRRTAVRDEDLMTSIVDYGTPRRDRPVLARVSYADLKSGSVEIGGETVRTSSLSSYRKALEVARELKAWIEAGKMELALPTRRIDPAKRVRPMRETAVTPRVRDIMNRQVISVTEDEEIQVAAKRLLRGETNHLPVLDGNGTLVGIITTYDISKAVVSDGRLRLVKDIMTREVIKTSPDESVDIAAQKLEHNNISALPVVDATNRVVGILSAIDLGKLFGGRRRR, from the coding sequence ATGGAAAAGTCCCTGGACCTCATCAATGCCCGGATACGCGACGGTAGTGCACGGGTCGTTACCGCCGACGAGATGCCGGGTATCGTCGACGAATTGGGAGAGGAAGGAGCACTGGCGGAGGTCGATGTCGTCACGACCGGGACGTTCGGGGCAATGTGCTCCTCCGGCGCCTTCTTCAACTTTGGACACGCCGACCCCCCTATTCGGATGGAACGTATATGGCTCAACGACGTTGAGGCATACGCAGGAATCGCTGCGGTCGACGCCTACCTGGGCGCAACTCAGGAGGCCGAGTCCAAGGACCAGCCGTACGGCGGCGCCCATGTCCTCGAAGAACTCGTTGCCGGGGGTACCGTCGAACTGCGAGCGACCGCCCACGGGACAGACTGTTACCCGCGCCGGAGCATCACGACAGAGTTGCTGCTTGAGGATATGAACCAGGCAATCATGGTCAACCCGCGAAATGCCTACCAGTGCTATAACGCAGCGACGAACACGACGGATCGGACGCTCCACACCTACATGGGAACTCTCCTTCCGCGGTGCGGCAACGTCTCCTACTCCGGTGCAGGAACCCTCTCACCGCTCGCAAACGACCCCACCTTCCGGGTCATCGGGAGCGGCGTCCCGATCTTCCTTGGCGGGGGAGAGGGCATGATCATCGGAGAAGGCACCCAGCACTCGGCGGGCACCGGGTTTGGAACCCTGATGGTGGCCGGGGATATGAAGCAGATGCGCCAGGAGTTCCTGCGTGCAGCGGTGATGAACGGCTACGGAGTAACGATGTATATCGGCGTCGGCGTCCCGATCCCAGTGCTCGATACCGAGATCGTCCGGAGGACAGCGGTACGCGACGAGGATCTCATGACCAGTATCGTCGATTACGGCACGCCCCGGCGAGATCGGCCGGTGCTGGCAAGGGTCAGTTATGCCGACTTAAAGAGCGGATCCGTCGAGATCGGCGGCGAGACGGTCAGGACGTCGTCGCTCTCCAGTTACAGGAAGGCCCTGGAGGTAGCACGGGAACTGAAGGCCTGGATCGAGGCGGGAAAGATGGAGCTTGCTCTTCCCACCCGGCGGATCGACCCGGCGAAACGTGTTAGACCCATGCGGGAGACCGCCGTGACCCCCCGCGTCCGCGACATCATGAACCGGCAGGTGATCAGCGTCACCGAGGATGAGGAGATCCAGGTTGCGGCAAAGCGGCTGCTGAGAGGCGAGACGAACCATCTCCCGGTCCTTGACGGCAACGGCACGCTTGTAGGAATCATCACCACCTACGACATCTCAAAGGCGGTGGTGAGCGACGGGCGGCTGCGACTGGTGAAAGATATCATGACCAGAGAGGTGATCAAGACGAGCCCCGACGAGTCGGTGGATATCGCCGCTCAGAAACTGGAACATAACAACATCAGCGCCCTCCCGGTGGTGGACGCGACGAACCGGGTGGTCGGCATCCTCTCGGCGATCGATCTCGGGAAGCTCTTCGGCGGGAGGCGGCGACGATGA
- a CDS encoding ArsR/SmtB family transcription factor, whose translation MDNDVVIIQPGDERAQKIARAMASQTANAIIQAFGAGPLTSSEVARRMNIPITTATYHIENLLEAGLLEVTETRWSEKGREVKVYGLANQVLIIAPPVSDLRSVFKKYATLFAIAIFASLSLATFLPVIMPGFQDVPPDVKAASGSGEELSVLRAPTFDAAAGASSVHDLVMGFFLGACVVLLALLIYEVYFWWRTSPRAQKEKIE comes from the coding sequence ATGGACAATGATGTTGTGATTATCCAGCCGGGTGATGAGCGGGCACAGAAGATCGCCCGGGCAATGGCGAGTCAGACGGCAAACGCGATCATTCAGGCCTTCGGAGCCGGACCGTTGACGTCGTCGGAGGTTGCGCGCCGGATGAATATCCCCATCACCACCGCTACCTACCACATAGAAAACCTCCTTGAAGCCGGGCTTCTGGAAGTTACCGAGACCCGGTGGAGCGAGAAAGGGCGCGAGGTGAAGGTTTATGGCCTTGCAAACCAGGTGCTCATCATCGCCCCGCCGGTGAGCGATCTGCGGTCGGTGTTTAAGAAATACGCGACGCTCTTTGCGATAGCCATCTTCGCGAGCCTCAGCCTTGCGACGTTTCTCCCGGTCATCATGCCGGGGTTCCAAGACGTGCCGCCTGATGTAAAGGCTGCCAGTGGAAGCGGCGAGGAACTCTCGGTACTCCGGGCACCAACTTTTGATGCTGCTGCCGGAGCGTCGTCGGTCCACGACCTGGTGATGGGCTTCTTCCTCGGGGCCTGCGTGGTGCTGCTCGCGCTGCTGATATATGAGGTGTACTTCTGGTGGCGCACTTCCCCGCGGGCGCAAAAAGAGAAGATTGAATAG
- a CDS encoding phytochelatin synthase family protein, with translation MKKLWLTAGIILGVVIVVWLAGLAATPSPLPQGPIAFDSPEGRALLFRSTANADYFLLAEHFVTQEHLTYCGPASMVMVLNGLGVPAPETPEFGEYRYFTQDNLFERADVREVADPEAVSKNGMFLREVGAVLEQYGVNVTVHHADEISVDEFRRLASENLARKGDFIIVNYLRTAVGQVGGGHFSPIAAYDRESDRFLVLDVSRYKYPPAWISTEDLFLAMDTVDSDAGELRGFISAAFRPEG, from the coding sequence ATGAAGAAGTTGTGGTTGACCGCCGGGATCATACTCGGCGTCGTCATTGTCGTCTGGCTTGCGGGACTTGCCGCTACCCCCAGCCCCCTTCCACAGGGCCCGATCGCCTTCGATTCTCCGGAGGGCCGGGCCCTGCTCTTTCGGAGCACGGCAAACGCGGATTACTTCCTTCTTGCCGAGCACTTTGTAACCCAGGAGCACCTCACTTACTGCGGTCCGGCGAGCATGGTGATGGTGCTCAACGGTCTTGGGGTCCCCGCACCCGAGACGCCGGAGTTTGGGGAGTACCGCTACTTCACCCAGGACAATCTCTTTGAACGGGCTGACGTCAGGGAGGTTGCGGACCCGGAGGCCGTCTCAAAGAACGGCATGTTCCTGCGTGAGGTCGGGGCGGTCCTTGAGCAGTACGGCGTGAACGTGACAGTCCACCACGCCGACGAGATCAGCGTCGATGAGTTCAGGAGACTGGCTTCGGAGAACCTGGCCCGGAAGGGCGATTTCATCATCGTAAATTACCTCCGGACGGCTGTCGGGCAGGTGGGCGGGGGCCATTTCTCACCGATAGCCGCGTACGACAGAGAGTCGGACCGGTTCCTGGTCCTTGACGTCTCCCGGTACAAGTATCCTCCTGCCTGGATCTCGACGGAGGATCTCTTCTTGGCGATGGACACCGTCGATTCGGATGCGGGGGAGCTGCGAGGATTCATCTCCGCTGCATTCCGGCCCGAAGGGTGA
- the alaS gene encoding alanine--tRNA ligase: protein MLEEEYTLDYFRSQGFERKVCKSCGAAFWTRDPEQEFCGDAPCVTYNFIGNPVFKPHTVDEMREAFLSFFERHGHTRLDRYPVAARWRDDIYLTIASIADFQPFVTSGVVPPPANPLTISQPCIRLNDLDSVGRSGRHLTLFEMMAHHAFNTPEEQIYWKDETVALCDEFIKSIGGDPARVSYKEHPWYGGGNAGASVEVLIGGLEVATLVFMNLGRQKTDQPPVMVAGVPYYPMRLKIVDTGYGLERFVWASKGSPTIYDAVFPEMVSRLMRSAHLEDLLDSPEFTKIMGLSARFAGVMDISGSNLYNLRKKVAEAINVPVKQLERIVAPIEKVYSIADHTRCLAYMLGDCIVPSNVREGYLARLVLRRTLRMMNDLSMEEELADLVEAQMQVVGVENFGQDVDVVREIVENEEARYANTLERGTRIVQKIARNYKAKSSPVPLSEVITLYDSHGIPPEMVKDVAAAEDVVVEIPDDFYSKIADMHSEAQKEGEEEDPLAPYRERAAALPPTKKLYYELPTEIEFEAMVLDFFDGMAVLDQTLFYPEGGGQPSDTGTLVTSETMVRVEEVTKIGEVILHRVTGGTLKRGDRVKGVLDEERRWSLMRHHTATHVLLYAAKKVLGAHVHQAGAQKGIETSRLDIRHFKHITLDELRKIEIEANRLVMANIPVYIRIEERTKAEQKYGFGLYQGGVPPGREIRTVQVGSDVQACAGTHVRTTGEIGLIRIIGVEHIQDGVERLVFAAGIAAVQAVQHMEELLWASADVVSVQPENLPATVARFFGEWKEQKKEIERLQKKVVDLEKQNLAGETVDGVRVVIKQVDAAQKELVALATTIADEGGVALLVSADGNARVVATSGTPAVNAADLVREVCSILGGKGGGKPTLAQGAGSDVSRIGEALERGRAKILEALHGQ, encoded by the coding sequence ATGCTCGAAGAAGAATATACGCTTGATTATTTCCGATCTCAAGGGTTTGAGCGGAAGGTCTGCAAGAGCTGCGGGGCGGCCTTCTGGACCCGGGACCCTGAACAGGAGTTTTGCGGCGACGCTCCGTGCGTGACGTACAACTTCATCGGCAACCCGGTCTTCAAACCCCATACTGTCGATGAGATGCGGGAGGCGTTCCTCTCGTTCTTTGAGCGGCACGGCCATACACGCCTTGACCGATATCCCGTAGCCGCTCGGTGGAGAGATGACATCTATCTGACCATCGCGTCCATCGCAGACTTCCAGCCATTTGTCACAAGCGGGGTCGTCCCCCCGCCGGCAAACCCGCTGACCATATCCCAGCCCTGCATCCGCTTAAACGACCTTGACTCTGTCGGCAGATCGGGGCGGCACCTGACGCTCTTTGAGATGATGGCGCATCACGCCTTCAATACCCCGGAAGAGCAGATATACTGGAAGGACGAGACTGTTGCCCTCTGTGATGAGTTCATCAAGTCCATCGGCGGCGATCCCGCCCGGGTCAGTTATAAGGAGCATCCGTGGTACGGAGGCGGAAACGCCGGGGCATCCGTTGAGGTGCTCATCGGCGGTCTCGAGGTTGCGACGCTGGTCTTCATGAACCTCGGACGGCAGAAGACCGATCAACCGCCCGTCATGGTGGCCGGGGTTCCCTACTACCCGATGCGGCTCAAGATTGTGGATACCGGATATGGCCTGGAGAGGTTTGTCTGGGCATCGAAGGGCTCGCCGACGATCTACGATGCGGTCTTCCCGGAGATGGTGAGCCGCTTGATGCGGTCGGCTCACCTTGAAGACCTCCTTGATAGCCCCGAGTTCACGAAGATCATGGGTCTCAGCGCCAGGTTTGCCGGCGTGATGGATATCTCCGGGTCGAACCTCTACAACCTTCGAAAGAAGGTTGCTGAGGCGATCAACGTGCCGGTGAAGCAGCTGGAGCGGATTGTCGCCCCGATTGAGAAGGTCTATTCCATCGCCGACCACACACGCTGTCTCGCCTACATGCTCGGCGACTGCATCGTCCCCTCGAACGTCCGGGAAGGGTATCTCGCCCGGCTCGTACTGCGCCGGACGCTCCGGATGATGAATGACCTCTCGATGGAGGAAGAACTTGCTGACCTCGTGGAAGCACAGATGCAGGTCGTGGGGGTCGAGAACTTCGGTCAGGACGTTGACGTGGTCCGCGAGATTGTGGAGAACGAAGAAGCCCGGTATGCAAACACCCTTGAGCGCGGGACCCGGATCGTCCAGAAGATCGCCCGGAACTACAAGGCAAAGAGTTCTCCGGTTCCCCTCTCAGAGGTGATCACCCTGTACGACTCGCATGGCATCCCACCCGAGATGGTGAAGGATGTCGCTGCCGCCGAGGACGTGGTCGTGGAGATCCCCGACGACTTTTACTCGAAGATCGCCGACATGCACTCGGAGGCGCAGAAGGAGGGTGAAGAGGAAGACCCGCTCGCTCCCTACCGGGAGCGGGCAGCAGCCCTGCCCCCGACGAAGAAACTCTACTACGAACTCCCGACTGAGATTGAGTTCGAGGCAATGGTGCTCGACTTCTTCGACGGGATGGCGGTGCTGGACCAGACGCTCTTCTACCCAGAGGGAGGCGGTCAGCCGTCCGATACCGGAACCCTGGTGACATCCGAGACGATGGTGCGGGTGGAAGAGGTGACGAAGATTGGGGAGGTGATACTCCACCGGGTCACCGGAGGCACTTTGAAGCGGGGTGATCGGGTGAAAGGCGTGCTGGACGAGGAACGCCGCTGGTCGCTGATGCGCCACCACACGGCGACCCATGTCCTGCTCTATGCCGCAAAGAAGGTGCTCGGGGCTCATGTCCACCAGGCAGGCGCCCAGAAAGGAATCGAGACCTCACGCCTGGATATCCGGCACTTCAAGCACATCACGCTTGATGAGCTCAGGAAGATCGAGATAGAGGCAAACCGCCTGGTCATGGCCAATATACCGGTCTACATCCGTATCGAGGAGAGGACGAAAGCAGAGCAGAAGTATGGGTTCGGCCTCTACCAGGGCGGTGTCCCGCCGGGCCGGGAGATCAGGACGGTGCAGGTGGGAAGTGACGTGCAGGCGTGCGCGGGAACCCATGTCCGGACAACCGGCGAGATTGGCCTGATACGCATCATCGGTGTTGAGCATATCCAGGACGGTGTGGAGCGGCTGGTCTTTGCGGCCGGTATTGCTGCCGTCCAGGCAGTGCAGCACATGGAAGAACTTCTCTGGGCATCAGCCGATGTGGTGAGCGTCCAGCCCGAGAACCTGCCGGCGACGGTAGCTCGGTTCTTTGGGGAATGGAAAGAGCAGAAGAAGGAGATCGAGCGCCTCCAAAAGAAAGTGGTGGACCTTGAGAAGCAGAATCTCGCCGGTGAGACGGTGGACGGTGTCCGGGTCGTCATCAAGCAGGTGGATGCGGCCCAGAAGGAACTCGTCGCGCTTGCCACCACCATCGCCGATGAAGGCGGCGTGGCGCTCCTGGTATCGGCAGACGGAAACGCGAGGGTGGTTGCGACCTCGGGCACACCGGCTGTGAACGCTGCCGATCTTGTTCGGGAGGTCTGTAGCATCCTCGGCGGAAAGGGTGGGGGTAAGCCGACCCTTGCACAGGGTGCCGGATCGGACGTCTCACGGATCGGTGAGGCGCTCGAGCGCGGGCGTGCCAAGATTCTAGAAGCACTCCATGGACAATGA
- a CDS encoding cation diffusion facilitator family transporter has protein sequence MLEDTKKDQTCKMPAEAPTMPEERIRRVTFALVVSMLVSTLLGAVEVGLFVVTGNRALLTDGFVNIVGLVPGVLSLISVRLGQRQADWKMHYGYRRVETLMLFLVALAVCGFAIKQAADTILYPAENLIPEIGALIAGYAIAAIAVGLLLVRYLWRVGKEVNSRLLLLNAVLLQGDLAISAIIFIGGVLLIVSPTMTLLQTAITLVVVLIIFAYGAKEAIDAAQELVDANPSLQATALVERIVEENPDVYFIAEQRIRGFGGALSVELTIEVDPNATVQEAYTLAKELENRIRSEMDNIIDLRIRTHPSGAFVEAELSGDTPFMSDIRS, from the coding sequence ATGCTTGAGGATACAAAGAAAGATCAAACATGTAAGATGCCAGCAGAGGCCCCGACGATGCCGGAAGAACGGATCCGGCGTGTCACATTTGCACTGGTGGTCTCCATGCTCGTCAGCACGCTTCTGGGTGCCGTCGAGGTCGGCCTCTTTGTGGTCACGGGCAACCGTGCACTCCTGACCGACGGGTTTGTCAACATCGTCGGCCTTGTTCCAGGAGTACTCTCCCTGATAAGTGTCCGCCTCGGTCAGCGGCAGGCCGACTGGAAGATGCACTATGGCTACCGGCGCGTGGAGACGCTGATGCTTTTCCTCGTTGCGCTGGCAGTCTGCGGTTTTGCGATCAAACAGGCTGCGGATACGATCCTGTACCCGGCCGAGAACCTCATTCCCGAAATAGGCGCCCTCATCGCCGGGTACGCGATTGCCGCGATCGCCGTTGGACTCCTCCTCGTGCGGTATCTCTGGCGCGTGGGAAAGGAGGTGAACAGCCGTCTCCTGCTCCTGAATGCTGTGCTGCTTCAGGGCGATCTCGCCATATCCGCGATAATCTTCATCGGGGGAGTGCTGCTCATCGTCTCTCCGACCATGACGCTTCTCCAGACCGCCATTACCCTTGTTGTGGTGCTGATCATCTTCGCGTACGGGGCGAAAGAGGCCATCGACGCAGCACAGGAACTGGTCGACGCAAACCCCTCGCTCCAGGCAACCGCGCTCGTCGAGCGGATCGTCGAGGAGAATCCGGACGTTTACTTCATCGCAGAGCAGCGGATCCGGGGGTTCGGGGGCGCCCTCTCGGTCGAGCTGACCATCGAGGTGGACCCCAATGCGACCGTGCAGGAAGCGTATACACTCGCAAAGGAGCTCGAGAACCGGATACGGTCGGAGATGGACAACATCATCGATCTCCGGATCAGGACGCATCCTTCCGGGGCGTTCGTTGAAGCGGAACTGAGCGGCGATACGCCCTTTATGAGCGATATCCGGTCGTGA
- a CDS encoding flavodoxin family protein, whose product MPTVFAYVGSPHGNRSNTYALTKMMLDRLAEKDNAIRYEIFTPAETTIRYCKGCWTCMSKGLCPQDQHDDMAMLKERMEDASFIVLGSPVYTINVSAQMKTFFDRLPAWLHTMRLAGKAGVTVATTAGNGLPEVQNYLGMMMTSLGVKTVGTLGAHGSLPGHLYDPDGARRDAHALADEVYPYVTGERVVTTDEYLEEVFKIMKQKIAIGGGSVLAGDLEYWTRAGYLDCTCFGDVLAKKLGSSGEMNVSAQVREEGRRT is encoded by the coding sequence ATGCCAACAGTGTTTGCATACGTCGGCAGCCCCCACGGCAACCGTTCCAATACCTATGCCCTGACAAAGATGATGCTCGATCGCCTGGCAGAGAAGGACAATGCGATTCGGTACGAGATATTTACTCCGGCCGAGACGACCATCCGATACTGCAAGGGCTGCTGGACGTGCATGAGCAAAGGACTCTGTCCCCAGGATCAGCACGACGACATGGCGATGCTCAAGGAGCGGATGGAGGACGCCTCGTTCATCGTCCTCGGCTCCCCGGTATACACGATCAATGTCTCCGCGCAGATGAAGACGTTCTTCGACCGCCTCCCGGCCTGGCTCCATACGATGCGGCTCGCCGGGAAAGCCGGCGTGACCGTTGCGACCACGGCGGGAAACGGCCTTCCCGAAGTGCAGAACTACCTCGGGATGATGATGACGTCGCTTGGTGTCAAGACCGTCGGAACGCTCGGGGCTCACGGGTCGCTCCCCGGCCATCTCTACGATCCCGACGGAGCACGGAGGGACGCCCATGCGCTGGCCGATGAAGTCTACCCCTACGTGACGGGGGAGCGCGTCGTCACCACCGACGAGTACCTTGAAGAGGTCTTTAAGATCATGAAGCAGAAGATCGCGATCGGCGGCGGCAGCGTCCTTGCAGGGGATCTCGAGTACTGGACGCGAGCCGGCTATCTCGATTGCACCTGTTTTGGGGACGTGCTGGCAAAGAAACTGGGGTCGTCCGGGGAGATGAACGTCAGCGCTCAAGTTCGGGAGGAGGGGAGACGTACATGA
- a CDS encoding Nif3-like dinuclear metal center hexameric protein, with product MKYCMDIRSFVATMEQVAPPELAEEYDAGKIGLVVEGKDEIGTVCCALDATQRVVEVAARAGADMLVVHHTPLWHPITVVRGPVSHLLRTILASRMNLYVMHTNFDRAEGGVNDVLASRLGLSATERMTVGLVGDCSLDTEEIARRLPGGGIRVYGEIDRIRRLAIVGGSGFDPDLIREAVDLGAEAFLSAELKHSVARASPIPCLEATHYALEAPAMEALASRMGWHYIPDPPHVVVVP from the coding sequence ATGAAGTACTGCATGGATATCCGGAGTTTTGTCGCCACGATGGAGCAGGTTGCTCCGCCCGAACTGGCTGAAGAGTATGATGCCGGAAAGATTGGTCTCGTCGTCGAGGGGAAGGATGAGATCGGGACCGTCTGCTGTGCGCTCGACGCCACACAGCGTGTGGTGGAGGTTGCCGCTCGCGCCGGCGCCGATATGCTGGTCGTCCATCATACGCCTCTCTGGCACCCGATCACGGTGGTCAGGGGGCCGGTCTCGCACCTGCTCCGGACCATCCTTGCCTCCCGGATGAACCTCTATGTGATGCACACAAACTTCGACCGTGCCGAAGGCGGCGTCAACGACGTTCTGGCATCAAGACTCGGTCTCTCCGCGACAGAGCGGATGACGGTCGGGCTTGTCGGCGACTGCTCTCTTGATACGGAAGAGATCGCCCGTCGCCTTCCGGGAGGGGGAATCCGGGTTTACGGTGAGATCGACAGAATCCGCCGCCTGGCGATCGTGGGCGGCAGCGGGTTTGATCCCGATCTGATCCGGGAGGCCGTCGACCTCGGCGCAGAGGCCTTCCTCTCGGCGGAACTGAAGCACAGCGTAGCCCGTGCGTCTCCCATACCCTGTCTTGAGGCCACTCACTATGCGCTCGAAGCACCTGCCATGGAGGCACTTGCATCCCGCATGGGGTGGCATTATATCCCTGATCCGCCCCATGTTGTGGTAGTTCCATGA